The genomic window CGACCGCCATCAAGGGAAAAACGGCGGGCAGGTCGTCGCGCGTTACGGCGCTGAAGCCCTGCTTGCGGTAAAAATGTTGGGCAGAAATAAACTGGGAGGTGGTGCCAAGATAAATATCGCTGATGCGATGTGTCCGGGCATGGGCGCGCGCATATTCCAATAGCCCCGCCGCCGATATCTTTCAGACCAACGGTGCCAACTACTTCCCCCCGGTGGCAGACCACCCAAAAACCGCCGCTACCAGTTTGGTAAAAACCGCGGATGTCCTGCAAGTCAGGCTGGTCGGCGGCATTAATGGCGACACCAAACTCCTGCTGCTGGATAGGCAAAATGATGGCCGCTACCGCCTGCCTATCCCGTTCACGGTAAGATCTAATGTCAATCATGTGTCATCCCCTGGCATCCATAGGTCGTCAACCAACATCGTCTTCTCCTATCGGCAGAGGCGCCGGAGTGTTAAGACCTGGCGGGGCAACATTATCTCTCCTGTAGTAATAAAAATCATATCAGCGGCCTGCCGATGAAAACAACTTTATTGCACGGGTTTCATTGGTGCTCATCATTATGATGATTCTAAAAAATTTTTTTGGCAGTATTTAAAACCGTAACTTTATTTTTATGCAGTGGCTCACACTTAAAATCCTTGTTATAGCTTTAAAATAAAGATGGTAAATTCTGATTAATCATATGTTAAGCATGAATTTGTCATATGATTAATTTTTATTAATTTCAATACATTATCAATCATTAGCATTCGTTACTGTTAGTCGCAATTGCAATAATTTTGTAGTTTACTTAACTGGTAGTGACTAATAGAATCGAATAGTATTAGCAGACTCCCTTGGGCGCCAACCCGAACGAAAACGGCCCGGGCGTCGGCTTCATTTTCTTAAACGAGATACTGCGCATGAAAGAGAATTTTATCGCAGCCCTTGGCATGACGGTCTCTGCGTCAGCCAAACAGCATCAGGTTGTGGATAACCCCCCGGTGGACATCATACTGATTGGCGGCGGAGTCATGAGCGCCACGCTGGGAACTTATCTGAAAGCGCTTGAGCCGGGCTGGACCATTCATATGTATGAGCGTCTGGAAAAAACGGCAGAGGAAAGTTCTAACGGCTGGAACAATGCCGGCACCGGCCATGCCGCATTCTGCGAGCTGAACTACACCACGCTCAGCCCGGCGGGTTCGGTGGATATCTCTAAAGCGGTCGCGGTAAACGAATCTTTTGAAATATCACGCCAGTTCTGGGCCTATCTGGTAAAGCAAAAAATTCTCACCAATCCGCAAAGCTTTATCAATAATGTCCCGCATATGAGCTTCGTGTGGGGAGAAGACAATATCCGCTTTCTACGCCAACGCTTCGATGCGCTGCAAACCAGCACGCTGTTCCGCGGCATGGAGTACTCTGAAAACCCGCAGCAGATCCGCGAATGGGCGCCGCTGGTCATGGATGGACGTGACACATTTCAAAAAGTGGCAGCCACCCGTATGGCTATGGGCACCGACGTGAACTTCGGTGAGATGACGCAGCAATTGCTGGCGGCGTTACAGCAATACCCCCAGTTTCATTTGCATCTTCAGCATGACGTGGTGGATATCAAGCGCAACGCCGATCAAACATGGAGCGTGCGTGTTGCCGATCACAGCAATGGCGGCCGACAGTCCACGGTGTGCGCCCGCCATGTCTTTATCGGCGGCGGTGGCGCGTCACTGACCCTGCTGCAAAAATCTGGCATTCCCGAGGTAAATGGCTATGCCGGCTTCCCGGTTGGCGGGCAATTTCTGGTCGCGACCAATCCCGAGGTGGTTGGCCACCATCACGCCAAAGTGTACGGTAAAGCGTCGGTCGGCGCGCCGCCGATGTCGGTGCCGCATATCGATACCCGTATTCTTGACGGCAAGCAGGCGCTGCTGTTCGGCCCGTTTGCCACCTTTAGCAGCAAATTCCTCAAGCGAGGGTCCTGGCTGGATTTGTTCCATTCGCTCACGCGGCAAAACCTGTTGCCCATGCTGCGCGTCGGGCTGGATAACTTCGGACTGATGCGCTATCTCATCGGCCAGTTGCTGATGTCGGATAAAGATCGCCTGAATGCCCTGCGCGAATATTATCCCC from Sodalis glossinidius str. 'morsitans' includes these protein-coding regions:
- the mqo gene encoding malate dehydrogenase (quinone), which encodes MKENFIAALGMTVSASAKQHQVVDNPPVDIILIGGGVMSATLGTYLKALEPGWTIHMYERLEKTAEESSNGWNNAGTGHAAFCELNYTTLSPAGSVDISKAVAVNESFEISRQFWAYLVKQKILTNPQSFINNVPHMSFVWGEDNIRFLRQRFDALQTSTLFRGMEYSENPQQIREWAPLVMDGRDTFQKVAATRMAMGTDVNFGEMTQQLLAALQQYPQFHLHLQHDVVDIKRNADQTWSVRVADHSNGGRQSTVCARHVFIGGGGASLTLLQKSGIPEVNGYAGFPVGGQFLVATNPEVVGHHHAKVYGKASVGAPPMSVPHIDTRILDGKQALLFGPFATFSSKFLKRGSWLDLFHSLTRQNLLPMLRVGLDNFGLMRYLIGQLLMSDKDRLNALREYYPQATMADWSLIEAGQRVQVIKKDAGKGGILQFGTEVVSSADGSLSVLLGASPGASTAAPIMLELLASMFKEQVTTDAWQRKLKEMVPSYGQTINGNLALTNEIRLSTSEVLGLTYIEAKPLPGEPADGKWEGLQKAM